The DNA sequence TCCACCAACCGTTCCTTGTCAAGATCCCGCACCGCGATCGATTTGATCCGGATCGGCAGACCCGTCCGTTTTGCCAATTCTTCTCCGTTTTCCTGCAGCACCTGATAGACGCCGGAACCAACCGTTCCCAAACCAAGCAACCCGATGTTCACCTGCGGTTTCATTCTCCCCACTCCCTCGTTTGATGTCTCCCGTGAATAGACATAAGTCTCTAATTAGGAGACAGTATATAACAGATCGCATCCGGTTGGCAATAGGTCTTTTTTCAGAAAGGCAAACAAAAAGCCTTCGCCGCTACGGAAGGCAACTGTTCCGTGAAACGGGAAGGCTTTCTGGCCAACGTCCGTCCGCCATCAAGCGTAATCCTTATGTTCCAGATACATGTCGGCAATATGTTGGTCCTCATAGTTCATCGTGAACGAGATTTGGTTGACCGAGTCGTTCTTGAACGTATGGAACAGCATTTCCGCAACTTGTTCCGGCTCGCCCTTGTCCGGCTCCACCCAAAAATCGACTCGTCCCGTTACCGAATCTCCAATCTCATCCACCGCCACCATACCGATCACATTGTCAAAATCGTCATGCAGCTCGTATTTGGCATGATTCCCCTCGTCGGAAACCAGGCTCAGATGGTACTCCTCCATCTCCGGTTCCGGATCCTCCGCCATGTGCAGCTCGTCAAACACGTTATCGCTGTCCAAATCCGTTTCGTAAGTCCCGTCTAACCGTTCGTCCTCCGGGTCGTCATGATCCAATGGTTCGATCTCAAGAATCTGCTCGATATCGCCGTGCATCATCACGACCGATGAGGTGGTGATGTTCAATGCCGCTGCGAGATGACTGATATACGTTCGTACTTCGTCCAACACGTACTCCAGATTGCGTTCGCTGACTTTACCGGTGTCGATCTGAACGGTGCCGGTCAGGAGATCGCCTTCTCTGTACACCAGATAGACATCGCCCGCCCAGTCGTCGTCGCAATAAATGCTGACCGTCTCGCCGCCGGCCGTTCGCAGCTCCGGTTTTAACGATACGACCGTCATTCGCCATCTCCCCTTTAGCGTGAAATCAGGCATAGTATCACCGAAAAATCCGATTGCTAGTGAGAGAATTTTTGGAAAGAAAGTGCATACTAACTGAAACTGGTTTCAGTCCGCCCGGAAGTGTCATTTTCGTATGGGGAAATGACAAACGGCTGAAATCATCAGGGCAGCCGGCGGAGCCAACCCGACCAACAACACCGTGATGGCGCTCGCTGCCAGAACGGCCGGTTATCTGAAAGATCAACTGAATCAGCGGGAGATTTAATAAAGGCACCCGAAATGCGAGTCCCGCCGGACCCCATTTTCGGGTACGCCGTAATGTTTCCAGGTTCTTGCTACTCCTCTTTTTTGCTTGTCAGCCGCTGCTCCAGCCGAACCACGCGGCGTTCCAACGCATGCAGCGTATCGCACATGCGGTTCGTTTGCACTTCCACAGCCGCTAATTGCCGTTCTAATCGTTCCAGACGCTCCTCTAGCCGATCGGCTGGAAACGGCGAGAGAAACGGGAACGGAAACGGCTGCTGATAGTAAGGGTTGTACAAACTGGTTTGCGATTGTTGCCGCAACCGGTGATAGCCCCAATACAAGACAAAACCTCCTTGACCGCCTCATCCGCACGCGCTCGCCGCGGCCGGAACATCCTCCTCGTTGCTTCCGGGAATTTGTATCGGTCGCCGGGCCGCGCGTGAGGCCATGATTTTTCTGTACACGATATGTGCGGAAGGAGGCTTTTGCCCTTATTCGATCAAAAATGTGTATGCGCCCAAGCGTCAGCCTACACTTTCAGCACGGCGCCGGTGTTTGCGGAGGTCACCAATTTTGAATAGCGTGCGAGCCAGCCGCTCTTCACTTTCGGTTCCGGTTCGACCCATTCCGCGCGCCGTTTTGCCAGTTCTTCGTCGCTTAATTTCACTTCGATGATCCGCTCATCTACATCGATCACGACGATATCGCCGTCACGCAGAAGCGCAATCGGGCCGCCTGCCGCCGCTTCCGGTGAAATGTGTCCGACACTGATGCCACGGCTCGCCCCGGAGAAGCGTCCGTCGGTGATCAGCGCCACGCTGGACCCAAGCCCCATGCCTGCGATGGCAGAGGTCGGCGCCAACATTTCCGGCATGCCCGGTCCGCCCTTCGGACCTTCGTAGCGGATCACGACCACCGAGCCCTCTTTTACCTGCCCGGACATAATGCCTTCCAACGCTTCTTCCTGAGAATTGAAAATGATGCAGGGGCCTTCATGCCGCTTGACTTCCGTCGCGGCGCTTTTGATGATCGCCCCGTCGGGTGCCAGGTTGCCCGTCAGCACGCGCAGACCGCCTTCGCGGCTGTGCGGATTGTCGATCGTGCGGATCACTTCCGGATCGCGAATTTCCGCATGCTCGATATTTTCCCGCAGCGTTTTGCCGGTCACCGTGATACGGTCGAGATGAAGCGTCCCCTCTTTTTTGCTCAGTTCCTTGAGGATCGCGCTGATCCCTCCCGCCCGGTGCACGTCTTCCATATGCCAGTTGGATGCCGGGCTCACCTTGCAAAGGTGCGGTACGTGGCGGGAGATTTCATCGATCCGTGACATCGGATACTCGATTCCCGCTTCCCGTGCAATCGCCAGCGTGTGCAGTACCGTATTGGTTGAGCCGCCCATAGCCATGTCGAGCGCAAACGCGTCGTCAATCGCTTCAATGGTCACGATGTCGCGCGGTTTAATATCTTTTTCAATCAACAGTTTGAGACTCTCGACCGCCTGCTTGATCAATTCCTTCCGAGCCGGATCGATGGCCAGGATCGTGCCGTTTCCAGGCAGGGCGATGCCGAGCACTTCACACAGGCAGTTCATCGAGTTGGCCGTAAACATACCGGAACAAGAGCCGCAAGACGGACACCCGTGGTCCTCCAGTTCTTTCAGTTCGTCCTCCGTGATCCTGCCTGCCTGATAAGCGCCTACACCTTCGAAGACAGAACTGAGGTCGACGACTTGTCCTTGGCTCGTTTTGCCGGCAGCCATCGGACCGCCCGAGATGAAGACGGTCGGAATGTTAATCCGCATGGCCGCCATCATCATCCCCGGCGTGATTTTATCGCAGTTCGGAATGCAGATCATCCCGTCAAACCAGTGCGCATTGACGACCGTTTCGACAGAGTCGGCGAT is a window from the Effusibacillus pohliae DSM 22757 genome containing:
- the ilvD gene encoding dihydroxy-acid dehydratase, whose product is MRSDMIKKGFDRAPHRSLLKATGLTDEDFDKPFVAICNSFVEIIPGHVHLNEFGKLVKEAVRAAGMVPFEFNTIGVDDGIAMGHIGMRYSLPSRELIADSVETVVNAHWFDGMICIPNCDKITPGMMMAAMRINIPTVFISGGPMAAGKTSQGQVVDLSSVFEGVGAYQAGRITEDELKELEDHGCPSCGSCSGMFTANSMNCLCEVLGIALPGNGTILAIDPARKELIKQAVESLKLLIEKDIKPRDIVTIEAIDDAFALDMAMGGSTNTVLHTLAIAREAGIEYPMSRIDEISRHVPHLCKVSPASNWHMEDVHRAGGISAILKELSKKEGTLHLDRITVTGKTLRENIEHAEIRDPEVIRTIDNPHSREGGLRVLTGNLAPDGAIIKSAATEVKRHEGPCIIFNSQEEALEGIMSGQVKEGSVVVIRYEGPKGGPGMPEMLAPTSAIAGMGLGSSVALITDGRFSGASRGISVGHISPEAAAGGPIALLRDGDIVVIDVDERIIEVKLSDEELAKRRAEWVEPEPKVKSGWLARYSKLVTSANTGAVLKV